In the Symphalangus syndactylus isolate Jambi chromosome 17, NHGRI_mSymSyn1-v2.1_pri, whole genome shotgun sequence genome, CGGTGGGTGACGCAGCCGCGTCTCTCCACAGTTCACGCCTGCCATCCGGCCATTCCTGCAGACCATCTCCATTGGGCTGGTGTCCTTCGGGGAGCACTACAAACGCAACGAGACAGGCCTCAGTGAGTCCCGGCCGGGTTCTACTTGCAGCCTACTCTCCTgaccctcctccccactcctgcccaaGCAGCCTGACCCAGTGGGGCTCCCTGACACCCCTTCCGACCCCCAGGTGTGGCCGCCAGCTCTCTCTTCACCAGTGGCCGCTTTGCCATCGACCCTGAGCTGCGTGGGGCTGAGTTTGAGCGGATCATACAGAACCTGGATGTGCACTTCTGGAAAGCCTTCTGGAACATCACTGAGATGGAAGTGCTATCGGTGAGGGCCTGTTacagatggggacactgaggcccagaaactCATCTGAGGCCACAGTAGGTCTCTGTGGGGCTCCAGGCCCAGGGATGGCACACAAGGGCAAAGACTGGGGATCAGAGGGAGAGGTGAAGGGCACCCCTGTAGGCAGACCCTCCCCAGCACCCCTTCTGTCCCCTCCCTCCAgtctctggccaacatggcatcaGCCACCGTGAGGGTAAGCCGCCTGCTCAGCCTGCCACCCGAAGCCTTTGAGATGCCGCTGACTGCCAACCCCACCCTCACGGTCACCATCTCACCCCCACTGGCCCACACAGGCCCTGGGCCCGTCCTCGTCAGGCTCATCTCCTACGACCTGCGTGAAGGACAGGTAGGGTTCCAGCCTCAGTCAGGGACAGGGACAGACCCGAGAAGCGTGGGCAGCCCCCACCTTGGCATCCCCGTGGACGGGTGCAGCCCTGGCCAGCTCTCCCCAACCTCACACACCGTCTCCCTCCTCACTCCCAGGACAGTGAGGAGCTCAGCAGCCTGGTAAAGTCCAACGGCCAACGGAGCCTGGAGCTGTGGCCGCGCCCCCAGCAGGCACCCCGCTCGCGGTCCCTGATAGTGCACTTCCATGGCGGTGGCTTCGTGGCCCAGACCTCCAAATCCCACGAGCCCTACCTCAAGAGCTGGGCCCAGGAGCTGGGCGCCCCCATCGTCTCCATCGACTACTCCCTGGCCCCCGAGGCCCCCTTCCCCCGTGCACTGGAGGAGTGCTTCTTCGCCTACTGCTGGGCCATCAAGCACTGCACCCTCCTTGGTGAGCCTTAGGCCCCAACGGCCACCTGCGCCTGCTCCCATCCCACCCAGCCTGCTTTAagctcctccagcctcagcctcaccctctgcctttctcttcccCTGACACCTCCCAGCTCCTGCTCACCCAGGTCCTGCCCAGTCTTCCGCCTCAGCCACTTTATCCTCTGTCCTCGACTGTGGCACCCAGACTCTCCATCTCCTCCACTTCCACTTCTCACCCACCATCCTGTCTCCTCGGGCCTCTGTCTTCCCCCTCTGATAGCTCCAGGCCCTGCTCTCCTGTCCTGCCAGGCTCCTGGCCCACAGTCCAGCTTCTCTGACCTCCCTCTTCAAAGATCAGCATCTTgggaggacactgaggcacagagcagtgTGTGGCCATGCCCCAGGGCACAGAGCCTGCAGCCCAGCCCCTCTGTGCTGAGCCTGAACCCTGACCTTCCATTCCCACCCTCTGAGGCCCCCCTCCTGCAACAGGCCTGAGCTCAGCTCCCCTTTCCCACCACCTGCCCTCCCTGCTCCCAACCTCCAGCCCCGACAGACTTTCCCAGTCCTTCCCTGGGCCTCTCCAGGTCCTGAGTCATCCTGACCCTCTGTCTACCATGTGAGCCCAAATCTGTGCCTTAGTCTGCCAGTCTCTAAAACTGCAGTCTGCTAGGCCTTGGAGTGCCCCACACCCCACCTTGGAGAGCCCAGTTCTCCCCGCTTGAGttcctccctgccctccctccccaggcccctgcccctgccaggtTGCCACCAACCACCCCTCTCCCAAACCAGGCTCAACAGGGGAACGAATCTGCCTTGCGGGGGACAGTGCAGGTGGGAACCTCTGCTTCACCGTGGCTCTTCGGGCAGCAGCCTACGGGGTGCGGGTGCCAGATGGCATCATGGCAGCCTACCCGGCCACAATGCTGCAGCCTGCCGCCTCTCCCTCCCGTCTGCTGAGCCTCATGGACCCCCTGCTGCCCCTCAGTGTGCTCTCCAAGTGTGTCAGCGCCTATGCTGGTGAGGCCCACACCCTCAGCAGGGAAAAAGGACTGCAGGGATGTCTGAGTCCTGCAGGGACGGGCTGGGGACCGGGACTCCTGTGACTGAggaaggagaggccaggcagaggaATCTAAGACTccttgtcccttttttttttcctgtgtatgtgtgtgtgtgtgtgtgagagagacagagagagacagacacaaggtgtcatgtcgctcaggctgagtgcagtggctcaaacacacctcactgcagcctcgacctcccaggctgaagcaatcatcctgcctcagcttcccaagtagctggaactacaggtgtgcaccaccgtgaccacgcccagctaatttttgtgttttttgctatgttgcccaggcaggtcttgaactcctgggctcaagccatcctctcgccttggcctcccaaagtactgggactacaggcatgagccactgtgcccagcctccttatCCCTTTTGAAGCGATTGGATATTCTTGGGtccctgggaccacagatgcctgAAATTCTGGGCATTAAAACTGGGCCCAGAAAGGGGAAAACAACTCAGATACCCGCATATACCCTGCAGGTGCAAAGACAGAGGACCACTCCAACTCAGACCAGAAAGCCCTCGGCATGATGGGGCTGGTGCGGCGGGACACAGCCCTGCTCCTCCGAGACTTCCGCCTGGGTGCCTCCTCGTGGCTCAACTCCTTCCTGGAGTTAAGTGGACGCAAGTCCCAGAAGATGTCGGAGCCCATAGCAGGTGAGTGATTCACTCCCGTTACATGCCCAGCCAGGGTGAGCAGGAGGGACAGCCTAGCACAGCAAAAGTCCCAGGGaagatgctgggcatggtggttcagacctgcaatcccagcactttgggaggctgaggtgggcagatcacttgaggtcaggggttcaagatcagcctggtcaacatgacgaaaccctgtctctagtaaaagtacaaagaaattagccaggtgtggtggtgcacgcctctaatcccagcactttgggaggccaaggtaggcagatcacttgaggtcaggagttcaagaccagcctggccaacacggcaaaaccccttctctacaaaaaaatacaaaaattagcagggtgtggtggcatacacctgtagtcccagctaccggagaggctgaagcatgagaatcgcttgaacctgggtagcagaggttgcagtgagccaagacagagcctctgtactccagcctgggtgacagagcgataccttgtctcaaaaaaaaaaaactaaaaaaaagagtACCCTTACTGGGCTGTGCTGAGGTCTGCCTCCAACCATTTGGGTCAAGTGGCCAGTACAATATGTGGCACCCAGTAGGTGCTATTAGAAGATGCCAGCACCCCTGGTGTGCCCATTCTGTTCCAGTGACCCTCTGGGCCACAAAGCACTTAAGTAGTTATTCTCACATTGTTTTGCACCTCGCCTTCGTAGATTTATAAAGACaagtaaggctgggtgtggtggctcacgcccataatcccaacactttgggaagccgaggcaggcggatcacttgaggtcagggttggagaccagcttggccaacatagtgaaaccccatctctattaaaaatacaaaaatgggccaggcatgatggcatgcacctgtaatcccagctactcaggaggctgaggcaggagaatcacttgaacccaagagacgaggttgcagtgagccgagatcacgccactgcactcgagcctgggtaacagagtgagactgtctcaaaaaataaataaataaataaatacaaaaagtaactgggcatggtggcacgcctgtaatcccagctactcaggaggctgtggcaggagaattgcttgaacctgggaggcggaggttgcagtgagccaagatcgcaccactgcgctccagcctgggtgacagagcaagactccatctcaaaaaaaaaataaaaataaaaataaagtaaaaaactaAAACTGTAGCATCTTGGCCCTCATGGTAGGCAGTGTGGGTCTGATAAAATGAACAGAGCTGAGGCCAAGCTGGGCACGCCAGGTGGGCTGGAAGTGTATCTTTAGCATCGTTTGGGCACTTGCTTGCCTGGTCACGTGAAGGGATAAAACTGAAGAACACAAAGGAAATTTAGGGAAGCAGATCCGTGTGGCTACAGGTGCCAGACCCCTAGAAATGTGAGACACCCTGGAGACTTGTTAGCTCCCTGTGAACAGAGCCTCCCTTCAAGCCACTGGGCCTGCTTACTATTCAAATCATTTTGATCCATTTTCACCTTGTGGtaagtgtaatcccagcactatgggaggccaaggcgagcagatcacttgaggccaggaatttgagaacagcctggccaacatggcaaaaccccatctctgctaaaaaaacacaaaaattacccaggcatggtggcacatgcctatagtcccagctactcgggaagctgaggcacgagaatcacttgaacctgggaggtagaggctgcagtgagccatgttctcgccactgcactccagcctgggtgacagagcgagactttgtctcaaaaataaatatatatatatattatgatcCCCAGTGGGTAGCGGTACCTAATCCCACATCTTATCCCACTGAGTCCTGCCACCTATGAACCAAGGactattttcatttccttgatctagaagaaaaaataggCTCCTAGAGGTAAACTGCACCTAATcttcccagacacacacacacacacacacacacacacacacacatccttcaCTAGGACACACAGCCCCACTGCCAAGACCCCCACCATGACTACCTGGGGCATCTGGAACTCCACCCATCCCCTAGGCAAGAGTCTGGGGAAACACAGCCTTTCACAGCGCTCCACAGGCGACTGCCCTTCCCATGGCATTCCCTGCCAGCCACTCACACACCTAAACTAACGGAGCCAGGCCTATCTGCTCCCCCTCTCTCAGAGCCGATGCGCCGCAGTGTGTCTGAAGCAGCGctggcccagccccagggccCACTGGGCACGGATTCCCTCAGGAACCTGACCCTGAGGGACTTAAGCCTGAGGGGAAACTCCGAGACGTCGTCGGACACCCCAGAGATGTCGCTGTCAGCTGAGACACTCGGCCCCTCCACACCCTCCGATGTCAACTTC is a window encoding:
- the LIPE gene encoding hormone-sensitive lipase isoform X8, with the translated sequence MDLRTMTQSLVTLAEDNIAFFSSQGPGETAQRLSGVFAGVREQALGLEPALGRLLGVAHLFDLDPETPANGYRSLVHTARCCLAHLLHKSRYVASNRRSIFFRTSHNLAELEAYLAALTQLRALVYYAQRLLVTNQPGVLFFEGDEGLTADFLREYVTLHKGCFYGRCLGFQFTPAIRPFLQTISIGLVSFGEHYKRNETGLSVAASSLFTSGRFAIDPELRGAEFERIIQNLDVHFWKAFWNITEMEVLSSLANMASATVRVSRLLSLPPEAFEMPLTANPTLTVTISPPLAHTGPGPVLVRLISYDLREGQDSEELSSLVKSNGQRSLELWPRPQQAPRSRSLIVHFHGGGFVAQTSKSHEPYLKSWAQELGAPIVSIDYSLAPEAPFPRALEECFFAYCWAIKHCTLLGSTGERICLAGDSAGGNLCFTVALRAAAYGVRVPDGIMAAYPATMLQPAASPSRLLSLMDPLLPLSVLSKCVSAYAGAKTEDHSNSDQKALGMMGLVRRDTALLLRDFRLGASSWLNSFLELSGRKSQKMSEPIAGLSAPPLSEPMRRSVSEAALAQPQGPLGTDSLRNLTLRDLSLRGNSETSSDTPEMSLSAETLGPSTPSDVNFLLPPEDAGEEAEAKNELSPMDRGLGVHAAFPEGFHPRRSSQGATQMPLYSSPIVKNPFMSPLLAPDSMLKSLPPVHIVACALDPMLDDSVMLARRLRNLGQPVTLRVVEDLPHGFLTLAALCRETRQAAELCVERIRLVLTGPAPAPPPV
- the LIPE gene encoding hormone-sensitive lipase isoform X5, with amino-acid sequence MELAGETEPAEAAMAPASKNAKEGSRSRGRRRWRKGKAKASRLIHNMDLRTMTQSLVTLAEDNIAFFSSQGPGETAQRLSGVFAGVREQALGLEPALGRLLGVAHLFDLDPETPANGYRSLVHTARCCLAHLLHKSRYVASNRRSIFFRTSHNLAELEAYLAALTQLRALVYYAQRLLVTNQPGVLFFEGDEGLTADFLREYVTLHKGCFYGRCLGFQFTPAIRPFLQTISIGLVSFGEHYKRNETGLSVAASSLFTSGRFAIDPELRGAEFERIIQNLDVHFWKAFWNITEMEVLSSLANMASATVRVSRLLSLPPEAFEMPLTANPTLTVTISPPLAHTGPGPVLVRLISYDLREGQDSEELSSLVKSNGQRSLELWPRPQQAPRSRSLIVHFHGGGFVAQTSKSHEPYLKSWAQELGAPIVSIDYSLAPEAPFPRALEECFFAYCWAIKHCTLLGSTGERICLAGDSAGGNLCFTVALRAAAYGVRVPDGIMAAYPATMLQPAASPSRLLSLMDPLLPLSVLSKCVSAYAGAKTEDHSNSDQKALGMMGLVRRDTALLLRDFRLGASSWLNSFLELSGRKSQKMSEPIAGLSAPPLSEPMRRSVSEAALAQPQGPLGTDSLRNLTLRDLSLRGNSETSSDTPEMSLSAETLGPSTPSDVNFLLPPEDAGEEAEAKNELSPMDRGLGVHAAFPEGFHPRRSSQGATQMPLYSSPIVKNPFMSPLLAPDSMLKSLPPVHIVACALDPMLDDSVMLARRLRNLGQPVTLRVVEDLPHGFLTLAALCRETRQAAELCVERIRLVLTGPAPAPPPV
- the LIPE gene encoding hormone-sensitive lipase isoform X3, which codes for MELAGETEPAEAAMAPASKNAKEGSRSRGRRRWRKGKAKASRLIHNMDLRTMTQSLVTLAEDNIAFFSSQGPGETAQRLSGVFAGVREQALGLEPALGRLLGVAHLFDLDPETPANGYRSLVHTARCCLAHLLHKSRYVASNRRSIFFRTSHNLAELEAYLAALTQLRALVYYAQRLLVTNQPGVLFFEGDEGLTADFLREYVTLHKGCFYGRCLGFQFTPAIRPFLQTISIGLVSFGEHYKRNETGLSVAASSLFTSGRFAIDPELRGAEFERIIQNLDVHFWKAFWNITEMEVLSSLANMASATVRVSRLLSLPPEAFEMPLTANPTLTVTISPPLAHTGPGPVLVRLISYDLREGQDSEELSSLVKSNGQRSLELWPRPQQAPRSRSLIVHFHGGGFVAQTSKSHEPYLKSWAQELGAPIVSIDYSLAPEAPFPRALEECFFAYCWAIKHCTLLGSTGERICLAGDSAGGNLCFTVALRAAAYGVRVPDGIMAAYPATMLQPAASPSRLLSLMDPLLPLSVLSKCVSAYAGAKTEDHSNSDQKALGMMGLVRRDTALLLRDFRLGASSWLNSFLELSGRKSQKMSEPIAEPMRRSVSEAALAQPQGPLGTDSLRNLTLRDLSLRGNSETSSDTPEMSLSAETLGPSTPSDVNFLLPPEDAGEEAEAKNELSPMDRGLGVHAAFPEGFHPRRSSQGATQMPLYSSPIVKNPFMSPLLAPDSMLKSLPPVHIVACALDPMLDDSVMLARRLRNLGQPVTLRVVEDLPHGFLTLAALCRETRQAAELCVERIRLVLTGPAPAPPPV
- the LIPE gene encoding hormone-sensitive lipase isoform X10, giving the protein MPRRASRLIHNMDLRTMTQSLVTLAEDNIAFFSSQGPGETAQRLSGVFAGVREQALGLEPALGRLLGVAHLFDLDPETPANGYRSLVHTARCCLAHLLHKSRYVASNRRSIFFRTSHNLAELEAYLAALTQLRALVYYAQRLLVTNQPGVLFFEGDEGLTADFLREYVTLHKGCFYGRCLGFQFTPAIRPFLQTISIGLVSFGEHYKRNETGLSVAASSLFTSGRFAIDPELRGAEFERIIQNLDVHFWKAFWNITEMEVLSSLANMASATVRVSRLLSLPPEAFEMPLTANPTLTVTISPPLAHTGPGPVLVRLISYDLREGQDSEELSSLVKSNGQRSLELWPRPQQAPRSRSLIVHFHGGGFVAQTSKSHEPYLKSWAQELGAPIVSIDYSLAPEAPFPRALEECFFAYCWAIKHCTLLGAKTEDHSNSDQKALGMMGLVRRDTALLLRDFRLGASSWLNSFLELSGRKSQKMSEPIAEPMRRSVSEAALAQPQGPLGTDSLRNLTLRDLSLRGNSETSSDTPEMSLSAETLGPSTPSDVNFLLPPEDAGEEAEAKNELSPMDRGLGVHAAFPEGFHPRRSSQGATQMPLYSSPIVKNPFMSPLLAPDSMLKSLPPVHIVACALDPMLDDSVMLARRLRNLGQPVTLRVVEDLPHGFLTLAALCRETRQAAELCVERIRLVLTGPAPAPPPV
- the LIPE gene encoding hormone-sensitive lipase isoform X6, whose product is MPRRASRLIHNMDLRTMTQSLVTLAEDNIAFFSSQGPGETAQRLSGVFAGVREQALGLEPALGRLLGVAHLFDLDPETPANGYRSLVHTARCCLAHLLHKSRYVASNRRSIFFRTSHNLAELEAYLAALTQLRALVYYAQRLLVTNQPGVLFFEGDEGLTADFLREYVTLHKGCFYGRCLGFQFTPAIRPFLQTISIGLVSFGEHYKRNETGLSVAASSLFTSGRFAIDPELRGAEFERIIQNLDVHFWKAFWNITEMEVLSSLANMASATVRVSRLLSLPPEAFEMPLTANPTLTVTISPPLAHTGPGPVLVRLISYDLREGQDSEELSSLVKSNGQRSLELWPRPQQAPRSRSLIVHFHGGGFVAQTSKSHEPYLKSWAQELGAPIVSIDYSLAPEAPFPRALEECFFAYCWAIKHCTLLGSTGERICLAGDSAGGNLCFTVALRAAAYGVRVPDGIMAAYPATMLQPAASPSRLLSLMDPLLPLSVLSKCVSAYAGAKTEDHSNSDQKALGMMGLVRRDTALLLRDFRLGASSWLNSFLELSGRKSQKMSEPIAGLSAPPLSEPMRRSVSEAALAQPQGPLGTDSLRNLTLRDLSLRGNSETSSDTPEMSLSAETLGPSTPSDVNFLLPPEDAGEEAEAKNELSPMDRGLGVHAAFPEGFHPRRSSQGATQMPLYSSPIVKNPFMSPLLAPDSMLKSLPPVHIVACALDPMLDDSVMLARRLRNLGQPVTLRVVEDLPHGFLTLAALCRETRQAAELCVERIRLVLTGPAPAPPPV
- the LIPE gene encoding hormone-sensitive lipase isoform X7, giving the protein MPRRASRLIHNMDLRTMTQSLVTLAEDNIAFFSSQGPGETAQRLSGVFAGVREQALGLEPALGRLLGVAHLFDLDPETPANGYRSLVHTARCCLAHLLHKSRYVASNRRSIFFRTSHNLAELEAYLAALTQLRALVYYAQRLLVTNQPGVLFFEGDEGLTADFLREYVTLHKGCFYGRCLGFQFTPAIRPFLQTISIGLVSFGEHYKRNETGLSVAASSLFTSGRFAIDPELRGAEFERIIQNLDVHFWKAFWNITEMEVLSSLANMASATVRVSRLLSLPPEAFEMPLTANPTLTVTISPPLAHTGPGPVLVRLISYDLREGQDSEELSSLVKSNGQRSLELWPRPQQAPRSRSLIVHFHGGGFVAQTSKSHEPYLKSWAQELGAPIVSIDYSLAPEAPFPRALEECFFAYCWAIKHCTLLGSTGERICLAGDSAGGNLCFTVALRAAAYGVRVPDGIMAAYPATMLQPAASPSRLLSLMDPLLPLSVLSKCVSAYAGAKTEDHSNSDQKALGMMGLVRRDTALLLRDFRLGASSWLNSFLELSGRKSQKMSEPIAEPMRRSVSEAALAQPQGPLGTDSLRNLTLRDLSLRGNSETSSDTPEMSLSAETLGPSTPSDVNFLLPPEDAGEEAEAKNELSPMDRGLGVHAAFPEGFHPRRSSQGATQMPLYSSPIVKNPFMSPLLAPDSMLKSLPPVHIVACALDPMLDDSVMLARRLRNLGQPVTLRVVEDLPHGFLTLAALCRETRQAAELCVERIRLVLTGPAPAPPPV
- the LIPE gene encoding hormone-sensitive lipase isoform X4, which encodes MELAGETEPAEAAMAPASKNAKEGSRSRGRRRWRKGKAKASRLIHNMDLRTMTQSLVTLAEDNIAFFSSQGPGETAQRLSGVFAGVREQALGLEPALGRLLGVAHLFDLDPETPANGYRSLVHTARCCLAHLLHKSRYVASNRRSIFFRTSHNLAELEAYLAALTQLRALVYYAQRLLVTNQPGVLFFEGDEGLTADFLREYVTLHKGCFYGRCLGFQFTPAIRPFLQTISIGLVSFGEHYKRNETGLSESRPGVAASSLFTSGRFAIDPELRGAEFERIIQNLDVHFWKAFWNITEMEVLSSLANMASATVRVSRLLSLPPEAFEMPLTANPTLTVTISPPLAHTGPGPVLVRLISYDLREGQDSEELSSLVKSNGQRSLELWPRPQQAPRSRSLIVHFHGGGFVAQTSKSHEPYLKSWAQELGAPIVSIDYSLAPEAPFPRALEECFFAYCWAIKHCTLLGSTGERICLAGDSAGGNLCFTVALRAAAYGVRVPDGIMAAYPATMLQPAASPSRLLSLMDPLLPLSVLSKCVSAYAGAKTEDHSNSDQKALGMMGLVRRDTALLLRDFRLGASSWLNSFLELSGRKSQKMSEPIAEPMRRSVSEAALAQPQGPLGTDSLRNLTLRDLSLRGNSETSSDTPEMSLSAETLGPSTPSDVNFLLPPEDAGEEAEAKNELSPMDRGLGVHAAFPEGFHPRRSSQGATQMPLYSSPIVKNPFMSPLLAPDSMLKSLPPVHIVACALDPMLDDSVMLARRLRNLGQPVTLRVVEDLPHGFLTLAALCRETRQAAELCVERIRLVLTGPAPAPPPV